One Setaria italica strain Yugu1 chromosome I, Setaria_italica_v2.0, whole genome shotgun sequence DNA window includes the following coding sequences:
- the LOC105913665 gene encoding pentatricopeptide repeat-containing protein At4g11690-like: protein MCKRGVPFDGVTVNTVLVGLCRSGLVDEAARLTEMLVGGRGIGSLDVVGWNALIDGYCKVQDMAAALAVAERMRKQGVPLDVVRYNSLVAGFCHSGDASAAWDVVEAMKADGVEPNVVTYTAFIGEYCKRKGIEEAFNLYEGMVRLGVLPDVVTLSALVDGLCRDGWFSEAYALFREMDNIGAPPNHVTYCTLID from the coding sequence ATGTGCAAGCGCGGCGTGCCCTTCGATGGGGTCACCGTCAACACGGTGCTCGTGGGGTTGTGTAGGAGCGGCCTGGTGGATGAAGCCGCGAGATTGACCGAGATGCTGGTCGGAGGCCGAGGAATCGGCAGCTTAGATGTGGTGGGATGGAATGCCCTCATTGATGGGTACTGTAAAGTCCAGGACATGGCCGCAGCATTGGCTGTGGCGGAGAGGATGAGGAAACAAGGGGTGCCGCTTGATGTCGTGAGGTACAATAGCTTAGTTGCTGGGTTTTGCCACTCCGGCGATGCTAGTGCTGCATGGGACGTGGTGGAGGCAATGAAGGCGGATGGCGTGGAGCCGAATGTGGTGACATACACTGCGTTCATTGGGGAGTATTGTAAGCGCAAGGGGATTGAGGAGGCATTCAATTTGTATGAGGGAATGGTGAGATTGGGTGTGCTGCCGGATGTGGTCACACTTAGTGCTCTTGTCGATGGCCTCTGCAGGGATGGCTGGTTCTCAGAAGCATATGCACTTTTCAGGGAGATGGACAACATTGGAGCTCCACCGAACCATGTCACATATTGTACACTTATCGATTGA
- the LOC101773984 gene encoding cytochrome P450 714C2 has product MEAVAGAAGSQLLCVAAMAALALLLCAFIYAAWVSPAATRRRLRRAGFDGPRPSFPFGNLPEITATLKASNKGALPLVPSSSSSGGEQGSADMHASVFPYFARWRQAFGKVFVYWLGTEPFVYVSDPEFLKAATGGALGKRWGKPDLFRRDRMPMFGRGLVMAEGDEWARHRNIIAPAFSATNLDGMLGVMQRATDRMLARWADAVANGGGVVDVERGVVRNAAEIIAEASFGVDVADDDEAAGARVFEKLQAMQVMLFQSNRLVGVPLGKLLHLRKTYEAWKLGREIDALLVDIIDHRRRHGNNRSNNKDLLSLLLAGSKSTEQRRHLTTRELVDECKTFFFGGHETTALALSWTLLMLAAHPEWQDALREEVEQEVGGEASSPLDAAALGRLTKMGWVMSEVLRLYPPSPNVQRQALEDVDVVVGAAPDGNIPIPRGTNMWVDVVAMHRDPALWGDDAHQFRPERFAKDPLHGGCRHRMGFLPFGFGGRICVGRNLTAMEYRVVLAMVLRRFRLSVAPQYRHAPRIMLSLRPSAGIQLHLTPL; this is encoded by the coding sequence ATGGAGGCCGTCGCAGGGGCCGCCGGCAGCCAGCTGCTGTgcgtcgccgccatggccgcgctcGCCCTCCTGCTCTGCGCCTTCATCTACGCCGCCTGGGtgtcgccggccgccaccaggcgccgcctccgccgggcaGGCTTCGACGGGCCCAGGCCCTCCTTCCCGTTCGGCAACCTGCCCGAGATCACCGCCACGCTCAAAGCTTCCAACAAAGGAGCGCTGCCACTGGTGCCTTCGTCATCGTCTTCCGGCGGCGAGCAAGGGAGTGCTGACATGCACGCCAGCGTGTTCCCCTACTTCGCGCGGTGGCGCCAGGCGTTCGGCAAGGTGTTCGTATACTGGCTGGGCACGGAGCCGTTCGTGTACGTGTCCGACCCTGAATTCCTcaaggcggcgacgggcggcgcgcTGGGGAAGCGGTGGGGGAAGCCCGACTTGTTCCGGCGCGACCGGATGCCCATGTTCGGCCGCGGGCTGGTCATGGCGGAGGGGGACGAGTGGGCGCGCCACCGCAACATCATCGCGCCGGCCTTCTCCGCCACCAACCTCGACGGCATGCTCGGGGTTATGCAGCGGGCAACGGACAGGATGCTGGCGCGCTGGGCCGACGCCGTGGccaatggcggcggcgtggtggacgTGGAGCGCGGCGTGGTGCGGAACGCGGCGGAGATCATCGCGGAGGCCAGCTTCGGCGTCGAtgtcgccgacgacgacgaggccgccggcgcgcgggtgTTCGAGAAGCTGCAGGCCATGCAGGTGATGCTGTTCCAGTCCAACCGGCTGGTGGGCGTGCCGCTGGGGAAGCTGCTCCACCTGCGCAAGACGTACGAGGCGTGGAAGCTCGGCAGGGAGATCGACGCGCTGCTCGTCGACATCATCgaccaccggcggcggcacggcaacAACCGTAGTAATAATAAGGACCTGCTGTCGCTGCTGCTGGCCGGGAGCAAGTCGACGGAGCAGCGGCGCCACCTCACGACGCGTGAGCTGGTGGACGAGTGCAAGACCTTCTTCTTCGGCGGGCACGAGACGACGGCGCTGGCGCTGTCGTGGACGCTGCTCATGCTGGCGGCGCACCCGGAGTGGCAGGACGCGCTGAGGGAGGAGGTGGAACAAGAGGTGGGCGGCGAGGCGAGCTCCCCTCTAGACGCGGCGGCTCTGGGGCGGCTGACCAAGATGGGGTGGGTCATGAGCGAGGTGCTGCGCCTCTACCCGCCGTCGCCCAACGTGCAGCGCCAGGCGCTCGAGGATGTCGACGTCGTCGTGGGGGCGGCGCCGGACGGCAACATCCCCATCCCGCGGGGCACCAACATGTGGGTGGACGTGGTGGCGATGCACCGCGACCCTGCGCTGTGGGGCGACGACGCGCACCAGTTCCGGCCGGAGCGGTTCGCCAAGGACCCCCTCCACGGCGGGTGCCGCCACCGCATGGGGTTCCTGCCCTTCGGCTTCGGGGGCCGCATCTGCGTGGGCCGGAACCTCACCGCCATGGAGTACCGGGTGGTGCTGGCCATGGTGCTCCGCCGCTTCCGCCTCTCCGTCGCGCCGCAGTACCGCCACGCGCCAAGGATCATGCTCTCGCTCAGGCCATCCGCCGGCATCCAGCTCCATCTCACGCCGCTCTGA